A genomic window from Mesorhizobium sp. CAU 1732 includes:
- a CDS encoding GlxA family transcriptional regulator encodes MNQNGNCRRLGFLVFPGFPMACLTSAIEPLRAANEIIGRRAFAWTVVGETGDRVVSSAEVGFDPDVALADLRDIDCLYFLSGPAGNFVDARNANAVVRRLARHGTGLGAFSGGIFPLARSGLLDDHKCSVHWCYEAAFKAEFPYIRASEKVITIDRQRFTAAGATAVFDLMLRLIEEDLGAAAMTEVACWFQHPFIRDEEVTQRTPTPRKDRTEDLLPEAVAKAIRLFVEHVEDPIQIARVAEAVDLSTRQLDRSFKRSTGESPLKYYRQLRMQKARQLALYSNDSITDIALAVGYASSTPMVRHYTQAFGVTPQDDRKAINRFRVQDNTPLPAV; translated from the coding sequence ATGAACCAGAACGGAAATTGTCGGCGGCTCGGCTTCCTGGTTTTCCCCGGTTTCCCGATGGCCTGCCTCACCTCGGCCATAGAGCCCCTGCGGGCGGCGAATGAAATAATCGGGCGGCGCGCTTTTGCCTGGACCGTCGTCGGCGAGACCGGCGATCGGGTCGTATCCAGCGCGGAGGTCGGTTTCGACCCCGATGTCGCGCTGGCAGACCTGCGCGACATCGATTGTCTCTATTTCCTGTCCGGCCCTGCGGGCAACTTTGTCGATGCGCGCAATGCCAACGCCGTGGTCCGCCGGCTCGCACGGCACGGCACCGGTCTGGGCGCTTTCAGCGGCGGAATCTTCCCGCTCGCGCGCAGCGGTCTTCTCGATGACCACAAATGCTCTGTGCACTGGTGCTACGAAGCTGCCTTCAAAGCGGAATTCCCCTATATCCGCGCCAGCGAGAAGGTCATCACGATCGATCGGCAGCGCTTTACAGCCGCCGGCGCCACCGCCGTATTCGACCTCATGCTGCGGCTCATCGAAGAGGATCTCGGGGCGGCTGCAATGACCGAGGTCGCGTGCTGGTTCCAGCATCCGTTCATCCGCGACGAGGAAGTGACCCAACGCACGCCCACGCCCCGCAAGGATCGCACCGAGGATTTGCTTCCCGAGGCCGTCGCCAAGGCCATTCGCCTCTTCGTCGAGCATGTCGAGGATCCGATCCAGATCGCCCGTGTCGCAGAGGCCGTAGACCTGTCGACGCGGCAGCTCGACCGCTCCTTCAAACGCTCCACCGGCGAGAGCCCGCTGAAATATTATCGGCAGCTACGGATGCAGAAGGCTCGCCAGCTCGCGCTCTATTCCAACGATTCGATCACGGATATCGCGCTTGCGGTCGGCTATGCGAGCTCGACGCCGATGGTGCGCCATTACACGCAGGCTTTCGGCGTGACTCCGCAGGACGACCGCAAGGCGATCAACCGCTTCCGCGTGCAGGACAACACACCGCTGCCGGCAGTCTGA
- a CDS encoding sarcosine oxidase subunit alpha family protein has product MNRLKGGQIDRSRTLSFTFDGKSYQGHPGDTLASALLANGVRLMGRSFKYHRPRGPLTAGSEEPNALVELRQGARSEPNTRATVAELYDGLVAKSQNRWPSLAFDALAINDGLAPFLTAGFYYKTFMWPKAFWEAVYEPLIRRAAGLGSLSVEADPDSYDKGFLHCDLLIIGAGPSGLAAALTAGRAGARVILADEDFALGGRLNAETFVLDDTAGEAWARSAVAELSTLPNVRLMPRTTIIGAFDHGIYGALEQVSDHVLEPAPGTARQILWRIYSRRAILCAGATERPIAFANNDRPGIMLAGAMRAYANRWAATPGQRVAIFTNNDDGLRSAQDLRAKGVTVAAVIDSRTDGPCFDGGEHFRGAQVTDATGRLGLRSVTVRLASGESRTIACSALGVSGGWNPNVHMTSHQRGRPIWDAWLAAFVPDVCPPGMSVAGAANGVFSTAGALSSGADQAIAALADLGISASAAPLPQAEDAPVRITPLWYVPHKGRAWIDLQNDVTVKDVKLAHQEGFHSVEHLKRYTTLGMATDQGKTSNIGGLAVMAEMTGKSIPETGTTMFRPPYTPVPIAAFAGRSAGADFRPKRLTPSHKWAAEQGAVFVEAGLWLRAQWFPRTDETEWRQSVDREVMATRGSVGICDVTTLGKIDVQGTDAADFLNRIYANPFGKLAVGKVRYGLMLREDGMAMDDGTTARLAEDHFVTTTTTANAAEIYRHMEFCRQCLWPDLDVQIISTTEAWAQFSVAGPNARKLLQKIVDPEHDISNEAFPYMGYGEITVCGGLRARLFRISFSGELAYEIAVPTRYGDALIRAMVEAGRAFDVVVYGTEALGVMRIEKGHAAGNELNGTTSALNLGMAGLVSRKKDSIGSILSEREGMNTRDALSLVGFRPVDAARQLTAGSHFIDAGATATAANDQGYLTSVAYSPSLGHSIGIGFLKNGATRKGEVLRAVNPLKNEEVDVIVVSAHFIDPEGERLRA; this is encoded by the coding sequence ATGAATCGGCTAAAAGGCGGCCAGATCGACCGCTCGCGGACCCTAAGCTTCACATTCGACGGCAAATCCTATCAGGGCCATCCGGGCGACACGCTGGCCTCCGCGCTTCTGGCCAATGGCGTGCGGCTGATGGGGCGTTCGTTCAAGTATCACCGCCCGCGCGGTCCCCTCACAGCCGGATCGGAAGAGCCGAACGCGCTGGTCGAGTTGCGGCAGGGCGCCCGCAGCGAGCCGAATACCCGCGCGACGGTCGCCGAACTGTATGACGGGCTGGTGGCGAAGAGCCAGAACCGCTGGCCCTCGCTGGCGTTCGATGCCCTGGCGATCAATGACGGCCTGGCGCCGTTCCTCACTGCCGGCTTCTACTACAAGACGTTCATGTGGCCGAAAGCCTTCTGGGAAGCGGTCTATGAGCCTTTGATCCGACGTGCCGCAGGCCTTGGCAGCCTCTCCGTCGAGGCCGACCCCGACAGCTACGACAAGGGGTTCCTGCATTGCGACCTGCTGATCATCGGCGCGGGACCCTCGGGGCTCGCTGCCGCGCTGACGGCGGGCCGCGCCGGGGCGCGGGTGATCCTGGCCGATGAGGATTTCGCGCTGGGCGGGCGGCTCAACGCCGAGACGTTCGTGCTGGACGACACGGCCGGGGAGGCCTGGGCCCGGTCGGCGGTGGCCGAACTGTCCACCCTGCCCAATGTCCGGCTGATGCCACGAACCACGATTATCGGCGCATTCGACCACGGGATCTATGGCGCGCTCGAACAGGTGTCGGATCATGTGCTCGAACCGGCGCCGGGCACGGCGCGGCAGATCCTGTGGCGGATCTATTCGCGCCGGGCCATCCTCTGCGCCGGAGCGACCGAGCGGCCTATCGCCTTTGCCAACAACGATCGTCCGGGGATCATGCTGGCAGGCGCCATGCGCGCCTATGCCAACCGCTGGGCGGCAACGCCCGGCCAGCGCGTGGCGATCTTCACCAACAATGACGATGGGCTGCGCAGCGCACAGGATTTGCGCGCCAAAGGCGTGACGGTGGCGGCCGTGATCGACAGCCGCACGGATGGCCCGTGCTTCGATGGCGGCGAGCATTTCCGTGGCGCTCAGGTGACCGATGCCACCGGGCGTCTGGGTCTGCGGTCCGTCACGGTGCGGCTGGCAAGCGGCGAGAGCCGGACGATCGCGTGCTCCGCGCTCGGCGTTTCGGGCGGATGGAATCCGAACGTGCACATGACCTCCCATCAGCGCGGTCGGCCGATTTGGGATGCGTGGCTTGCCGCCTTCGTCCCGGATGTCTGCCCGCCCGGAATGTCTGTCGCGGGTGCGGCAAACGGTGTCTTTTCGACCGCGGGCGCGCTTTCTTCGGGGGCGGACCAAGCCATCGCGGCACTGGCTGATCTGGGGATCAGCGCCAGTGCAGCCCCGCTGCCGCAGGCCGAGGATGCGCCGGTGAGGATCACGCCGCTCTGGTACGTGCCGCACAAGGGTCGCGCCTGGATCGACCTGCAGAACGATGTGACGGTAAAGGATGTGAAGCTCGCCCATCAGGAGGGCTTCCATTCGGTCGAGCATCTCAAGCGCTACACGACGCTCGGCATGGCGACGGATCAGGGCAAGACCTCGAATATCGGCGGCCTTGCGGTCATGGCCGAAATGACTGGCAAGTCGATCCCGGAAACCGGCACCACGATGTTTCGCCCCCCCTATACGCCGGTTCCGATCGCGGCCTTTGCCGGGCGCTCCGCCGGGGCGGATTTCCGGCCGAAACGGCTGACGCCCAGCCACAAATGGGCGGCGGAACAGGGAGCGGTGTTCGTCGAGGCGGGCCTGTGGTTGCGCGCGCAGTGGTTTCCCCGGACGGACGAGACCGAATGGCGGCAGTCCGTCGATCGAGAGGTCATGGCGACACGCGGATCGGTGGGAATCTGCGACGTGACCACGCTTGGGAAGATCGACGTACAGGGGACGGACGCCGCCGACTTCCTGAACCGGATCTATGCAAATCCGTTCGGCAAGCTGGCTGTCGGGAAAGTTCGTTACGGGCTGATGCTGCGCGAGGACGGGATGGCGATGGATGACGGCACGACCGCGCGTCTGGCCGAAGACCATTTCGTCACCACCACGACGACGGCCAATGCCGCCGAAATCTACCGGCATATGGAGTTCTGCCGCCAGTGCCTCTGGCCTGATCTGGACGTGCAGATCATCTCAACGACGGAGGCCTGGGCGCAGTTTTCCGTAGCGGGGCCGAACGCACGCAAGCTGCTGCAAAAGATCGTGGACCCGGAGCACGACATCTCGAACGAGGCCTTTCCCTATATGGGCTACGGCGAGATCACGGTCTGCGGCGGGCTTCGCGCGCGGCTCTTCCGCATCTCGTTCTCCGGTGAACTGGCCTATGAGATCGCGGTGCCGACGCGCTATGGCGATGCGCTGATCCGGGCGATGGTCGAGGCAGGACGCGCGTTTGACGTGGTGGTCTACGGGACCGAGGCCCTGGGTGTCATGCGGATCGAGAAGGGCCATGCGGCGGGCAATGAACTGAACGGGACAACCAGCGCGCTGAACCTCGGCATGGCCGGGTTGGTTTCCAGGAAGAAGGACAGCATCGGCTCGATCCTGTCCGAGCGCGAGGGGATGAACACGCGCGATGCTCTTTCGCTGGTTGGCTTTCGGCCGGTCGATGCGGCGCGGCAGCTCACGGCGGGATCGCACTTCATCGATGCCGGCGCGACCGCCACTGCCGCCAACGATCAGGGCTACCTGACATCGGTCGCCTACTCGCCCAGCCTCGGGCATTCCATCGGGATCGGCTTCCTCAAGAACGGCGCAACCCGCAAGGGCGAGGTGCTGCGCGCGGTCAATCCGCTGAAGAATGAAGAGGTGGATGTCATCGTGGTCAGCGCCCATTTCATCGACCCGGAAGGAGAGCGCCTCCGTGCGTGA
- a CDS encoding pyridoxamine 5'-phosphate oxidase family protein: protein MEFITTHEALRTHYKQPGDGAVRKQLPTLDHHSKSFIARSPFVLIGTSDDAGNADVTPKGDKPGFVAVLDDTTLAIPDRPGNNRLDTWENLLVNPAIGLLFLIPGMNETLRVNGTARITADETLRTRFAIDGKLPISVLIVTVKAAYMHCAKAFMRSDLWKPDTWPERSSMPTLGEILRDQLALADTAASVDANLDEAYKKTLW from the coding sequence ATGGAATTCATCACGACGCACGAGGCGTTGCGCACGCACTACAAGCAGCCCGGCGACGGCGCCGTGCGCAAGCAACTGCCGACGCTGGACCACCATTCGAAATCCTTCATCGCGCGCAGTCCCTTCGTCCTGATCGGCACGTCCGACGATGCCGGCAATGCCGACGTCACGCCGAAGGGCGACAAGCCCGGTTTCGTCGCGGTCCTCGACGATACCACGCTGGCGATCCCCGACCGGCCCGGCAACAACCGGCTCGACACATGGGAGAACCTGCTCGTCAATCCCGCGATCGGCCTGCTCTTCCTCATCCCCGGCATGAACGAGACGCTGCGCGTCAACGGTACGGCCAGGATCACGGCCGACGAAACCCTGCGCACCCGCTTCGCCATCGACGGCAAGCTGCCGATTTCGGTCCTGATCGTCACCGTGAAGGCGGCCTACATGCATTGCGCCAAGGCGTTCATGCGTTCCGACCTCTGGAAGCCGGACACCTGGCCCGAACGCTCGTCCATGCCGACCCTGGGCGAAATCCTGCGCGACCAGCTTGCGCTCGCCGACACCGCCGCCTCCGTGGATGCCAATCTCGACGAAGCCTACAAGAAGACGCTCTGGTAG
- a CDS encoding sarcosine oxidase subunit beta family protein, translating to MRYSGFRLIKEVLTGHKGWTPAWRDAEPKPHYDIIVIGGGGHGLATAYYLAKVFGKSNVAVLEKGWIGGGNVGRNTTIIRSNYLLDGNEPFYEFSMKLWEGLEQDFNYNAMVSQRGVLNLCHTDGQRDAFTRRGNAMRLHGVDAELLDQEGVRKIAPFLNFDNARFPIKGGLLQPRGGTARHDAVAWGYARGADSRGVDIIQNCAVTGFRIQNGKCLGVETTRGFIGANRVGCAVAGWSGSVMAMAGMRLPIESHVLQAFVSEGLKPLLPGVITFGAGHFYVSQSDKGGLVFGGDIDGYNSYAQRGNLPVVEDVCEGGMALMPMIGRARLLRMWGGIMDMSMDGSPIIDRTDIDGLYFNGGWCYGGFKATPASGWCFAHLLANDAPHPVSTAYRLDRFRTGRMIDEKGAGAQPNLH from the coding sequence CGCCGGCGTGGCGCGATGCGGAACCGAAGCCGCACTACGACATCATCGTGATCGGCGGCGGCGGCCATGGACTGGCTACTGCCTATTATCTCGCCAAAGTCTTCGGCAAGTCGAATGTCGCGGTGCTCGAAAAGGGCTGGATCGGCGGCGGCAATGTCGGCCGCAACACGACGATCATCCGCTCGAACTATCTGCTGGACGGCAACGAGCCCTTCTACGAATTCTCGATGAAGCTCTGGGAGGGGCTGGAGCAGGATTTCAACTACAATGCGATGGTCAGCCAGCGTGGCGTGCTGAACCTTTGCCACACTGACGGGCAACGCGACGCCTTCACCCGGCGCGGCAATGCCATGCGTCTCCACGGGGTGGACGCGGAACTGCTGGACCAGGAGGGTGTGCGAAAAATCGCGCCGTTCCTGAATTTCGACAATGCCCGGTTTCCCATCAAGGGCGGTCTCTTACAGCCGCGCGGTGGAACAGCGCGCCATGATGCGGTCGCCTGGGGCTATGCGCGCGGCGCCGACAGCCGTGGTGTCGACATCATCCAGAATTGCGCCGTGACCGGATTCCGCATCCAGAACGGCAAATGCCTGGGGGTGGAGACCACGCGCGGCTTCATCGGCGCGAACCGTGTCGGCTGTGCCGTCGCCGGTTGGTCTGGCTCCGTGATGGCGATGGCGGGGATGCGCCTGCCCATCGAGAGCCACGTTCTGCAGGCTTTCGTCAGCGAGGGGCTCAAGCCATTGCTGCCGGGCGTCATCACCTTCGGGGCGGGGCATTTCTACGTGAGCCAGTCCGACAAGGGCGGGCTCGTCTTCGGCGGCGATATCGACGGCTACAACTCCTACGCACAGCGCGGAAATCTGCCGGTGGTCGAGGATGTCTGCGAAGGCGGCATGGCCCTGATGCCGATGATCGGCCGGGCGCGTCTCCTGCGGATGTGGGGCGGGATCATGGACATGTCGATGGACGGTTCGCCGATCATCGACCGGACCGATATCGACGGTCTCTATTTCAACGGAGGCTGGTGTTACGGAGGATTCAAGGCGACCCCCGCTTCCGGCTGGTGTTTTGCGCATCTGCTGGCCAATGACGCGCCGCACCCCGTTTCCACCGCCTATCGGCTCGACAGGTTCCGCACGGGACGGATGATCGACGAAAAGGGCGCGGGCGCCCAGCCGAACCTGCATTGA
- a CDS encoding sarcosine oxidase subunit gamma, whose translation MREHTDTSRDPGPASAHRLKPLPALGGDQPRVEDISGLRIAEVMDSALASLSCRRGRNAEFAAFAERVFGFALPGPARAVMGTPYGAVWTGPEQWFIEAPFASHEDIARLLKGEFRDLASITEQTDGWVRFDVTGKGALDVFERLCPLDVQAMEDNAASRTLIEHLGCIVICRKAAVEFSVLGPRSAAASLHHALIAAARSAL comes from the coding sequence GTGCGTGAACATACCGATACCAGTCGTGATCCCGGCCCTGCGTCCGCGCATCGGCTGAAACCGCTGCCGGCGCTCGGCGGGGACCAACCCCGCGTCGAGGACATTTCGGGCCTGCGGATCGCGGAAGTGATGGATAGCGCGCTTGCATCGCTGTCCTGCCGGCGCGGGCGGAACGCGGAGTTCGCAGCATTTGCCGAACGGGTATTTGGCTTCGCGTTGCCGGGACCCGCACGTGCCGTCATGGGCACGCCCTATGGCGCCGTCTGGACCGGACCGGAGCAGTGGTTCATCGAGGCTCCTTTTGCCAGCCATGAGGATATCGCACGATTGCTGAAGGGGGAGTTCAGGGATCTCGCCTCGATCACCGAGCAAACCGATGGCTGGGTCCGGTTCGACGTGACGGGCAAGGGCGCTCTTGATGTGTTCGAGCGGCTTTGCCCGCTGGATGTGCAGGCGATGGAAGACAACGCCGCGAGCCGGACCTTGATCGAGCATCTCGGCTGCATCGTGATCTGCCGCAAGGCCGCCGTGGAATTCAGCGTGCTGGGGCCACGCTCGGCGGCAGCCTCACTGCATCATGCGCTGATCGCGGCGGCCCGGTCGGCGCTCTGA
- a CDS encoding sarcosine oxidase subunit delta — protein sequence MIINHPLLGPRDSQEFVYLGDASLIGRPDWQASDAQQQFYEYLYLRDNPAGLHRELWFHEQGDRSWLVVTRNTLTHEITSVELARDVARALGRDI from the coding sequence ATGATCATCAATCATCCTCTTCTCGGTCCACGCGATTCCCAGGAGTTCGTCTATCTGGGCGATGCGAGCCTGATCGGCCGCCCGGACTGGCAGGCAAGCGACGCGCAGCAGCAGTTTTATGAATATCTCTATCTGCGCGACAATCCGGCCGGCCTGCATCGCGAGCTGTGGTTCCACGAACAGGGCGACCGGAGCTGGCTGGTCGTGACCCGGAATACGCTCACCCATGAGATCACATCCGTCGAACTGGCCCGCGACGTGGCTCGCGCACTGGGGAGGGACATTTGA